Proteins co-encoded in one Candidatus Binatia bacterium genomic window:
- the clpA gene encoding ATP-dependent Clp protease ATP-binding subunit ClpA — MRISRELELALAMAVSEARRRRHELVCTEHLLYAMLHDADVAEVLRHSGADVPGLKRALERFLDEHFEQLPEGADVRPHQSIGFQRVIQRAAAHVQSAGKDEILTRNVLVAIFREPDSHAMYLIEQQGVTRLDVLSYISHGVSKIAEEPSGETTAADDDSIEDDEDGERRPRRDPLALYATDLVVKAAEGKIDPLIGREAELSRTARVLCRRRKNNPVFVGEAGVGKTALAEGLALQIHRGQVPPALLGATVYALDMGALLAGTRFRGDFEQRLKGVLAALKKQPKSILFIDEIHTLVGAGAASGGALDASNILKPALQSGELRCIGATTYQDYKNHFERDRALARRFQKIEVPEPTVDQAHEILKGLKKHYEEHHGVTYTRGALRAAADLSARYINDRHLPDKAIDVIDEAGAIVQVQGEEHRRRSVRTRDIEHVVATIAKIPPRSVSVSDRERLETLERDLKLTVFGQDEAIGALAAAIKLSRAGLAHPDKPVGSFLFAGPTGVGKTEVAKQLASALGIEFLRFDMSEYMESHTVSRLIGAPPGYVGFDQGGLLTDAIRKTPHAVLLLDEIEKAHPNLFNILLQVMDHATLTDNNGRKADFRNVILIMTTNAGAQEMAAPAIGFGGRTNEDKGSRVIERLFTPEFRNRLDATIRFASLTPAVIERVVDKFVLELDAQLNQKRVFIQVTPAARHYLSEKGYDRTYGARPMARLIQTEIKRVLADEILFGRLHEGGSVLIDAGDRELTFEYSKTGESAPTPRGEVPSPTDA; from the coding sequence ATGCGCATCAGTCGAGAGCTCGAACTCGCACTAGCCATGGCTGTGTCCGAAGCCCGGCGACGCCGCCACGAGCTAGTGTGTACCGAACACCTGCTGTACGCGATGCTCCACGACGCCGACGTCGCCGAGGTCCTGCGACACAGCGGCGCCGACGTGCCAGGGCTGAAACGGGCACTGGAACGGTTTCTCGACGAGCACTTCGAGCAACTGCCCGAGGGGGCCGATGTGCGACCGCATCAGTCGATCGGGTTCCAGCGGGTCATCCAGCGCGCCGCGGCCCACGTGCAGTCGGCCGGCAAGGACGAGATTCTCACGCGCAACGTTCTGGTGGCCATCTTTCGGGAACCGGACAGCCACGCCATGTACCTGATCGAGCAGCAGGGCGTCACCCGTCTCGACGTGCTCAGTTACATCTCGCACGGCGTGTCGAAGATCGCCGAGGAGCCGAGCGGCGAGACGACCGCGGCGGACGACGATAGCATCGAGGATGACGAGGACGGCGAGCGGCGGCCCCGCCGGGATCCGCTGGCCCTCTACGCCACCGACCTGGTGGTCAAAGCGGCCGAGGGGAAGATCGATCCGCTGATCGGACGGGAGGCGGAACTGTCGCGGACGGCACGAGTCCTGTGCCGCCGGCGCAAAAACAATCCGGTGTTCGTCGGCGAGGCCGGTGTCGGCAAGACGGCGCTGGCCGAGGGGCTGGCCCTGCAGATCCACCGCGGGCAGGTGCCGCCGGCGCTCCTCGGGGCGACCGTTTACGCTCTCGATATGGGCGCACTGCTCGCCGGGACGCGCTTCCGCGGCGACTTCGAGCAGCGCTTGAAGGGCGTTCTCGCGGCACTCAAGAAGCAGCCGAAGTCGATCCTGTTCATCGACGAGATCCACACGCTCGTCGGTGCCGGGGCGGCCAGCGGTGGCGCTCTGGACGCGTCGAACATCCTGAAACCCGCTCTGCAATCGGGCGAGTTGCGCTGCATAGGCGCCACGACTTACCAGGACTACAAGAACCATTTCGAACGCGACCGGGCGCTGGCGCGCCGGTTTCAGAAGATCGAAGTGCCGGAACCGACCGTCGACCAGGCGCACGAAATCCTCAAGGGACTGAAGAAGCATTACGAGGAACACCACGGCGTGACCTACACCCGCGGCGCACTGCGGGCCGCGGCCGACCTCTCGGCGCGCTACATCAACGATCGCCACCTTCCGGACAAGGCCATCGACGTCATCGACGAGGCCGGCGCGATCGTGCAAGTGCAGGGCGAGGAGCACCGCCGGCGCTCGGTGCGTACTCGGGACATCGAGCACGTCGTGGCGACCATCGCGAAGATCCCGCCGCGTTCGGTATCGGTATCGGACCGCGAGCGCCTCGAAACCCTCGAGCGCGATCTGAAGCTCACCGTGTTCGGTCAGGACGAGGCAATCGGGGCGCTGGCGGCGGCAATCAAGTTGTCGCGCGCCGGTCTGGCTCATCCCGACAAGCCCGTCGGCTCGTTTCTGTTTGCGGGACCGACGGGCGTCGGCAAGACCGAGGTGGCCAAGCAACTCGCCTCGGCTCTCGGCATCGAGTTCCTGCGCTTCGATATGAGCGAATACATGGAATCGCATACGGTGTCGCGCCTCATTGGCGCCCCGCCCGGATACGTCGGATTCGATCAGGGTGGACTGCTCACCGACGCCATCCGCAAGACGCCGCATGCCGTCCTGCTGCTCGACGAGATCGAGAAGGCGCACCCCAACCTCTTCAACATCCTGCTGCAGGTCATGGATCATGCCACGCTCACCGATAACAACGGGCGTAAGGCCGACTTCCGTAACGTCATCCTCATCATGACCACCAACGCCGGGGCGCAGGAAATGGCGGCGCCGGCCATTGGCTTCGGCGGCCGTACCAACGAGGACAAAGGTTCCAGGGTGATCGAAAGGCTGTTTACGCCCGAGTTCCGCAACCGACTCGATGCGACGATTCGGTTTGCGTCCCTGACTCCGGCCGTCATCGAGCGCGTCGTCGACAAGTTCGTACTCGAGCTCGACGCGCAATTGAACCAGAAGCGCGTCTTCATCCAGGTGACCCCGGCGGCGCGGCACTACCTGTCCGAGAAGGGCTATGACCGCACTTACGGTGCCCGGCCGATGGCGCGTCTGATCCAGACCGAGATCAAACGCGTGCTCGCCGACGAGATCCTGTTCGGCCGCCTGCACGAGGGCGGCAGCGTGCTGATCGACGCCGGCGACCGGGAGTTGACCTTCGAGTACAGCAAGACCGGCGAGAGCGCGCCGACACCGCGGGGCGAGGTGCCGTCGCCGACCGACGCGTGA
- the clpS gene encoding ATP-dependent Clp protease adapter ClpS: MSERHADQPDVAVAVPKTRTARKVQKPRLFKVLLHNDDYTTMDFVVYVLQSVFHRSETDAVQIMLHVHKNGVGVAGVYAREVAETRVARVEALARDNEFPLRCTMEEA, from the coding sequence ATGAGCGAGCGGCACGCGGACCAGCCGGACGTGGCGGTTGCCGTCCCGAAGACGCGGACGGCGCGCAAGGTCCAGAAGCCGCGCCTGTTCAAGGTGTTGCTGCACAACGACGACTACACGACCATGGACTTCGTCGTCTACGTCCTGCAGAGCGTGTTCCACCGGTCGGAAACCGACGCCGTGCAGATCATGTTGCACGTACACAAGAACGGCGTCGGCGTCGCGGGCGTGTACGCGCGCGAAGTGGCGGAGACCAGGGTGGCGCGGGTCGAAGCGCTGGCCCGCGACAACGAGTTCCCGTTACGCTGCACCATGGAGGAGGCCTAG
- a CDS encoding aminotransferase class V-fold PLP-dependent enzyme — protein MRVPLDDAEVRELRREFPALDDLAYFASNGLGVMPRCAVHAVAERAEALSRSAILAEIFEHENLLREARESVARLLGCAEDEVAFCRNTTEGALWVADSLSLEPGDEVLVVQGEYPANILPWMAQERRGVVTRLLRQRQRRITPAMVADAWGPRTRLLAISFVQFNSGFRADLAGLAEVVHGHRGWLFCDAIQGLGALQLNVRAAGVDFLSAGTHKWLLGAQGLGIFYASPAALAALDTSHLGPGGLVNDGDPEDPEAPYDRTAVAGARRFEEGSRNYLGLAALNASLRLLETLGYDRIEARVRRLTDAAVAAFAARGFRFESPAGVEERSGILLFAPPPGGPTAADLVNVMHQQRIAINAREGCIHMGIHFYNLPEDLDRVMAAIDAQRGK, from the coding sequence GTGAGAGTACCGCTCGACGACGCCGAGGTGCGCGAGTTGCGCCGCGAGTTCCCGGCGCTTGACGACCTCGCGTACTTCGCCTCGAACGGCCTCGGCGTCATGCCCCGGTGCGCCGTACACGCGGTGGCGGAGCGCGCCGAGGCGTTGTCGCGCAGCGCCATACTGGCGGAGATCTTCGAGCACGAAAACCTGCTGCGGGAAGCGCGCGAGAGCGTTGCCCGGTTACTGGGGTGTGCCGAAGACGAGGTGGCCTTCTGTCGCAACACCACCGAGGGGGCGCTGTGGGTGGCGGACTCCCTGTCGCTGGAGCCCGGGGACGAAGTGCTGGTCGTGCAAGGGGAGTACCCGGCCAACATCCTGCCCTGGATGGCGCAGGAGCGCCGCGGCGTCGTCACGCGCCTCCTGCGCCAGCGCCAGCGGCGGATCACCCCGGCGATGGTCGCGGATGCGTGGGGGCCGCGAACACGCCTGTTGGCGATCAGTTTCGTGCAGTTCAACTCCGGCTTTCGAGCCGACCTGGCCGGTCTGGCCGAGGTTGTTCACGGGCACCGGGGCTGGCTGTTCTGCGATGCCATCCAGGGGCTGGGCGCGTTGCAGCTCAACGTGCGGGCCGCCGGTGTCGACTTCCTGTCCGCCGGTACGCACAAGTGGCTTCTCGGTGCGCAGGGGCTGGGGATCTTCTACGCCAGCCCGGCGGCGCTCGCCGCTCTCGACACCAGCCATCTCGGACCCGGAGGGCTGGTCAACGACGGCGATCCGGAGGACCCGGAAGCGCCGTACGACCGCACCGCGGTGGCCGGGGCGCGTCGCTTCGAAGAGGGCTCGCGCAATTACCTCGGACTGGCGGCGCTCAACGCTTCCCTGCGCCTGCTCGAAACCCTCGGTTACGATCGCATCGAGGCCCGGGTGCGCCGGCTCACCGATGCCGCCGTGGCGGCATTTGCCGCCCGCGGCTTTCGATTCGAGAGCCCGGCGGGAGTCGAAGAGCGCTCCGGCATTCTGCTGTTCGCTCCACCGCCGGGCGGGCCGACCGCGGCGGATCTGGTCAACGTCATGCACCAGCAGCGCATCGCCATCAACGCGCGCGAAGGCTGCATCCACATGGGCATCCACTTCTATAACCTGCCGGAGGACCTCGACCGCGTTATGGCGGCGATCGACGCGCAGCGGGGAAAATGA
- a CDS encoding zinc-binding dehydrogenase — MQAIHMTRVGGPEVLQVVDVPELEVFAGCVRVRNRAIAVNFHDINTRRGDDPATELPIVPGTDFAGVVDAVGDGVDHVRVGDRVVGIAMHGAYAEATVTLAPLVVPLPDDVSFEQAASCPVAGLTAYFMSHQLVRIEPGMPVAVYAAAGSVGCFMGAMLRELGAVSIGIVGSADKAEVARKAGYAHLVNYRSEDLVARVLALTGGNGAAVVFDSVAGPQFRRTIDLAAVDGMVVVFGRAAGPPSAEGLEYWLRCQKNLAVRTYFLGTTIQNRLPEVPAAYRHLFAGLAAGNIHLPITTMPLTAAATAHARIESQQTVGKVILVPA; from the coding sequence ATGCAAGCCATTCACATGACCCGCGTCGGCGGGCCGGAGGTGCTCCAGGTTGTCGACGTTCCGGAGCTGGAGGTGTTCGCCGGCTGCGTGCGGGTTCGCAACCGGGCAATTGCGGTCAACTTCCACGACATCAACACGCGCCGGGGCGACGACCCTGCCACGGAGTTGCCGATCGTTCCGGGGACCGATTTCGCCGGCGTGGTCGACGCCGTCGGTGACGGGGTCGACCACGTGCGCGTCGGCGATCGGGTGGTCGGGATCGCCATGCACGGAGCGTACGCCGAAGCGACCGTCACCCTGGCCCCGCTGGTGGTTCCACTGCCCGACGACGTCAGCTTCGAGCAGGCGGCGTCGTGTCCCGTGGCCGGTTTGACCGCCTACTTCATGAGCCATCAGTTGGTGCGGATCGAGCCCGGCATGCCGGTCGCCGTCTATGCCGCCGCGGGCAGTGTCGGGTGTTTCATGGGGGCGATGCTGCGCGAGCTGGGCGCCGTGAGCATCGGTATCGTCGGCTCGGCGGACAAGGCCGAGGTGGCGCGGAAAGCCGGCTACGCGCACCTCGTTAACTATCGCAGCGAGGACCTGGTGGCGCGCGTGCTGGCGCTGACCGGTGGCAACGGTGCCGCGGTTGTCTTCGACTCGGTTGCCGGCCCGCAGTTCCGTCGCACCATAGACCTTGCTGCGGTCGACGGCATGGTGGTCGTGTTCGGGCGTGCCGCGGGACCACCCTCCGCGGAAGGCCTCGAGTACTGGCTGCGGTGCCAGAAAAACCTCGCCGTCCGCACGTACTTCCTCGGTACCACGATCCAGAATCGATTGCCCGAGGTACCGGCCGCGTACCGCCACCTGTTCGCGGGGCTGGCCGCCGGCAACATACACCTGCCGATCACCACCATGCCCCTGACGGCTGCCGCCACTGCACATGCCCGCATCGAAAGCCAACAAACCGTGGGCAAGGTGATCCTGGTACCGGCGTGA
- a CDS encoding DOMON-like domain-containing protein, translated as MSDAAGQVLRCHPDTPAVAVRSVTAGAWRSGADGLEIGFTIEGDVRRLRVPEPRPPRRAHGLWQRTCCEAFLRRPGAEAYHEINLAPSGEWAAYAFERYRHGRSSVEESLAPAISVRRESDRLALAARVPLVRLSALYLQQPLCLALTTVVEEDDGRLSYWSLRHPPGAADFHHPLSFLLRV; from the coding sequence ATGAGCGACGCGGCCGGTCAGGTGCTGCGCTGCCATCCCGATACGCCTGCGGTTGCCGTGCGGTCAGTGACGGCGGGTGCGTGGCGCTCGGGTGCCGATGGGCTGGAGATCGGGTTTACGATCGAAGGCGATGTGCGGCGTTTGCGGGTCCCCGAGCCGCGGCCGCCGCGGCGCGCCCACGGCCTGTGGCAGCGTACCTGTTGCGAGGCATTCCTGCGGCGGCCCGGAGCGGAAGCGTACCACGAGATCAATCTGGCGCCTTCCGGCGAATGGGCGGCATACGCCTTCGAGCGCTACCGCCATGGTCGCTCGTCCGTCGAGGAGTCGCTGGCGCCGGCGATCTCTGTACGCCGCGAGTCCGACCGCCTCGCGCTGGCAGCGCGCGTGCCTTTGGTGCGCCTGTCGGCCCTTTATCTCCAACAACCCCTGTGCCTGGCCCTGACGACCGTGGTCGAAGAAGACGACGGTCGCCTGTCGTACTGGTCTCTGCGCCACCCGCCGGGTGCGGCTGACTTCCACCACCCGCTGTCCTTTCTACTGCGCGTGTAA
- a CDS encoding trypsin-like serine protease, translated as MLRRQVAAAMRRGARGVVLALVVASAAPVLGATDIVNGVYTSDYPTVGALLRGGDFATAGAWCTGTTIGCRTFLTAAHCVEGDLDPGHYSVFLQHGGFFNVSAVVVHPDYNFPVGDLAVLTLGTSADGIAPSAINTTATPPFGTDGTIVGFGRSGGAAEDYGLKRRGAVVTGSCPVDISNTTSVCWTFANPLDPPGSDSNTCNGDSGGPLFVDLGSGVSLAGVTSGGNSESCLPTDESYDVNVYHYGAWIAAAAGADLNNTACGALPQVGGVGTSVQGFTGSLNSVATQAALTVEVPPGMSEFRVALNAKDDGSDFDLYVRAGAAPTTSVYDCKADGPNQYGFCRFVAPADGTWHILVNRFSGSGPYQVTTTIFGTDCGNPLNAGQPCDDANACTANDVCAAGQCAGSAVANGLPCDDGAPCTHGDACQSGTCTGSRTPRSGCRTAVVAGRGSIDLQRNPERPQKLSWKWGSGSATTKADFGDPTASTDVAICIYDDTAGVSQPVFAQLLQGGSSCGTRACWTATATGFSYRDSRGDAGPISKLVLRAGTDGRARISARGKGGLLGLPALPLAQQPAVTVQLNNGTTCWESRFTTNSDNNQIRFRGRE; from the coding sequence ATGCTACGGCGGCAAGTGGCGGCTGCGATGCGCCGCGGCGCGCGGGGCGTGGTTCTCGCGCTTGTCGTGGCCAGCGCCGCGCCGGTCCTCGGCGCCACCGACATCGTCAACGGGGTCTATACGTCCGACTACCCGACCGTCGGGGCCCTGCTGCGCGGCGGCGACTTCGCCACCGCCGGCGCGTGGTGCACGGGCACGACGATCGGCTGCCGCACGTTTCTCACCGCCGCCCATTGCGTCGAAGGCGACCTCGACCCCGGTCATTACTCCGTCTTTCTTCAGCACGGCGGCTTCTTCAACGTCTCCGCCGTGGTCGTACACCCCGATTACAACTTCCCCGTCGGCGATCTTGCCGTCCTTACTCTCGGCACGTCCGCAGACGGCATCGCGCCGTCAGCCATCAACACCACCGCCACGCCGCCGTTCGGCACCGACGGCACCATCGTCGGCTTCGGCCGCAGCGGCGGCGCCGCAGAGGACTACGGGCTCAAACGCCGCGGGGCGGTGGTCACCGGTTCCTGCCCCGTGGACATTTCGAACACAACCTCGGTGTGCTGGACCTTCGCCAACCCGCTCGATCCGCCCGGGTCCGATTCGAACACCTGCAACGGCGACTCCGGCGGACCGCTGTTCGTGGATCTCGGCAGCGGCGTGTCACTGGCGGGCGTCACCTCGGGAGGGAATAGCGAGAGCTGCCTGCCAACCGACGAGAGCTACGACGTCAACGTCTACCATTACGGGGCGTGGATAGCCGCCGCAGCGGGCGCCGACCTGAACAACACCGCGTGCGGTGCCCTGCCGCAGGTCGGTGGCGTAGGGACCTCGGTGCAAGGCTTCACCGGATCGTTGAACTCGGTGGCAACGCAGGCAGCGCTCACGGTCGAGGTTCCACCCGGGATGAGTGAGTTCCGCGTCGCCCTCAACGCGAAGGACGACGGCAGCGACTTCGACCTGTACGTGCGGGCCGGCGCGGCGCCGACGACCAGCGTTTACGACTGCAAGGCCGACGGGCCGAACCAGTACGGCTTCTGCCGCTTCGTTGCCCCGGCGGACGGCACCTGGCACATTCTGGTCAATCGCTTCAGCGGTTCAGGCCCCTATCAGGTTACAACGACCATATTCGGCACCGACTGCGGCAACCCGCTGAACGCGGGGCAGCCGTGCGACGACGCCAATGCGTGCACGGCGAACGACGTCTGTGCCGCCGGACAGTGCGCCGGGAGCGCCGTCGCGAACGGCCTGCCGTGCGACGACGGCGCTCCGTGTACGCACGGCGACGCATGTCAGTCCGGCACGTGTACCGGCAGCCGCACGCCGCGCTCCGGCTGCCGCACTGCGGTTGTCGCAGGGCGGGGGAGCATCGACCTGCAACGCAACCCGGAGCGACCGCAGAAGTTGTCGTGGAAGTGGGGCAGCGGCAGTGCCACGACGAAGGCGGATTTCGGCGACCCGACGGCGTCCACCGACGTCGCGATCTGCATTTACGACGACACCGCGGGCGTCTCGCAGCCGGTCTTTGCACAGCTCCTGCAGGGCGGCAGTTCCTGCGGGACGCGTGCCTGCTGGACCGCGACGGCGACGGGTTTTTCTTATCGCGATTCGCGCGGTGATGCAGGCCCGATAAGCAAACTCGTCCTGCGTGCCGGCACCGACGGAAGAGCCCGCATCAGTGCCCGGGGTAAGGGCGGCCTTCTCGGTCTGCCCGCCCTGCCGCTCGCGCAGCAGCCGGCCGTCACCGTGCAGCTCAACAACGGCACGACCTGCTGGGAATCGCGCTTCACAACGAACAGCGACAACAACCAGATCCGGTTCAGGGGCCGGGAGTAG